In the Glycine max cultivar Williams 82 chromosome 6, Glycine_max_v4.0, whole genome shotgun sequence genome, ACAGTGTCTAACACACAGATAAGCCAATCTGATGCATCGTCTGTAATTTATTGCTCCCGTCTAAGGAAAAGCACCACAGATAAgtaaatattcaaaatcataAACCACACAGACCTGATAACATTGCACTCAATGATAGAAAACTCGAGAATAGAGATGTCTCTCAATAGTTGCCTATGATTGTAGACAAATGTCTGATAAAGCTTTTAAAACCAGAGACTTCTTTGCTAAAGTTCGattgaatttcaaatattaattaattgcatGATTAAAAAAGTTGAACATAGTTGATTAGGATATTCCAAAGTAATATACCACCTTCCAGAAGCTAACGATTTCAGAAGATAGTAAAACTTAACAAGACATGACATACATGTGCAATAGTCCCCAAGCAATTATGGCAACAAAAATGGGTTAAAAATCAAAAGCTAATTACCTCCAGAGCAATCCCAAAAACGGCATCCTTGAACTTAAGCATCCACACCCAAATATCTTCTAGCCACCTCTCAACTTTACCATATTGTTGAAACTGTTTGGTTTTCCAAATTACAATCACTTGGTCAGTATCATACCACATACCAGAGTATGTAAAATAGGGGGAGTGAGATGGGCAGAGGCTCTTCAtattatattaatgaattttctttaaaaaaaattgggctcTTCATCTTAATGAAACTGTTTGGTTTTCCAGATTACTGTCAATATCATTAGTTCCTAATACATAAAATTTAGCACAATCAGTTAATGAAATGGGGGTGAGATGTATTccttatttacttaaaaaacaaacagaCAAAGGACACAGAAGGAGGTGAAAATCCATGTAACAATATTAATTCATTAAACAATCACAAATGATTAGAATTAACCACTATGGCAACACAGCATAAATCTGGTCTAAAGCCAAATTATAATTAGACCATAGAAACCACAGAAATCAATAACCTCATATCATTTCCATAGTTAATACACATGGATCATGCTAGATATTTGTGCCACTAACAATATCAGCATGCAACTATGATGTAAGGCAGAGGGATAAGAGAAATTACCTGCACAATCAACTCCTCAAAAATACTACAGAAGATATTTGTGCCACTAACAATAGACTGTTTTACAACAATTTCATCGTTGTCCCGTAAAAACGTTAATAGTACAGATATCAGCGTAGGAGATTGCTCAGCTGCTTTAAAACCAATCTCCTCAATTATCCTGAAATACAGCGAaggaatcaaattaaaagatatatatatatatatatatatatatatatatatatatatatatatatatatatatatatatatatatatatatatcactatcTCACCAGAAGCTGCTAGAAGTTATGGATGGAGACAAACAAGCTACTAAACTCGAGAGGGGAAAATTGCACCCAGGAAACAAACTCTCACGGCATAAACAGAAGCTATCACTTCAGAAGTCAACtaaaaagtgtaacaaaatgtacacgaaaaaaaaaaacagcaaccAGAAATGTTGCCCTACAGCATTGCCCTAAACCACCAATTTCATAAATAACACGCGAAATAACCAATTGCCAattcgagaaaaaaaaaaaacataaacaactaaaaaagcGCAACCACATCAAGTTTAGAGATccaataaagagaaaaaaaattgggaaaaaaaacaaaacagaagTAGGAACTAACTGAATGAGCAATTTGCGAACGAGGCTTTCGGGAGAAGACTGAAGCTCGAGCAAGTAAGGGAAGAGGTCGGCAGCGAGGGAGGGGTCGATGGAGAGAAGAAGGTCTTTGGCTTGTTTTAACGATGAGGTTTTAACGGCGAGGTCACCGTGGTTGTTGGCCGCGGCGAGGAGAGAGAGGACTTGGTCCCTGGTAGGAGCGGCcatgtgtgtgcgtgtgttaGGGTTTCGGAATGGATGGAGAAGGTTTATCTAATGTTGGAAGCgacgaagaagatgaagaagatgaatacGAATTGGAATTTAAGCAAACAACTAGGCGGGCTGAATCTTAATCACAGTCACTCCCGTATTGAGACGATGCGGAATTGCGCATTGAGATTGCTGAGTAACAAATTTATCCACCCATGTTGAATTGAACgcagattattattattatcaactgaaattaaattttgtctacaccttcttttttttttctttcttttatttataaatatataaataataaataatataccaacttgtaattaattttcatttttttattcattcgcATTTAAATACGTTGTCTATGTtacatagaaaaatatattgtctttttattaatttgaatggAACCGAACTAAGACTAATTATAAGTTATATACTTCGAAtcttataaaaaacaattaaaaaaatatttcattcaaGATGTTGTCAAATTCTTTAGGAGAAACTATCtgttcacaaaattttaaaatattttatacctctaatatgataaaaaaaaatattcttgtaATGTTCATTTCAGCTATATAGTTTGAATCATATCAATAATGGTCGGTTGTAATTGAGACTTGAACTCATTGGGCATTTGCTTAGGGGATGtgtgtgaaaaaaattattgttaggAAGAGACAATCTATTTATGAGTGagtaaatttctaaaaatagttaaaaaatctTGGAAGGATCTGTTTTacggataatttttttaatgtcaaaaatatttttcccggatatattacaaaaaaatgtgGTCGGTTAACTATTAAAAATtgttggaaatattttttatatgtctaaaaataattaaaatatgtgtttGATGACATTTTTCTTgagaatatatataatactactttcatttttttatataagaaaacaaataatatttttttaaaatataaaaacatatgaTTACTTTTAAgtataataatttctaattttttcctatactattttttttgtaaaaattattaataagttaTAGTATTCATTGGTGAAAAAAACTATCCCTTGAAAAATAAGTAGTGTCATTAAATATAATCACCACTTAAACCAAACAatttaatagatatttttagaataaaatttaaagttgtgatatcataattaaaaataactaacttaatcatttttattggtgttgacaaattatatttgtttcttaaaaataagaagagGAATCAAAGAAGTTCGACTCAATTAGTTGAGTGTATGTATTGTAGACCTCTTGATACTGCGTTCATTccttatacattaaaaataactatCCCTCCTTGTACATTAAAAGTAAGAATGacataacaattaattaaatatcctTGTAGCACGCCTAATGTATATGGAAATTGTCATATATCACTAATTGGTTAGAGCAAAATGAGATTATAGAAATTTTAGATAGTGTTGCAAACActatgcaaaataaaataaaatataacatacatcaaaaaatatattaccaaTAGATCAATATTGAACCATAAGAGCAACAAATACATTATTCATTTACACGGTTAATTTGTCTATTAAAACAAGAGAATGGAAGGAGAAGTAAAAGATTATTGTGAGTTTGAGTATGGATTAAAAGAACATACATCAATaatggtttataataatggtgatttttcatgCTCGTAGCTTTCTTCAAACCCTCTTAAACACTCTTCAAATTGTCTCAACCATTCACCAAATTATATTCAACATCATAAAAatgaaagtgatgattatctATTTAGTTTAGTTATAAAGTGATTAGCCTTTCAAAGAAACATGAAGGTAATTTCTCAATTAGGCGATGAATAAAAGTCTAATGAAAATTATGTGGCTTTCATAGTATAGTAAAATTAGGAGCCTCTTTATGTTTATTCTTGCATCTAGATCATGTCTCAAAGAGAGGGGACTTGGCCCAAGAACACTCAAGTGTGAAAAGTGTAATTTGTCCTCCTTTTTAGGTCCAGCATAAGTTATATAGTAATGTCATATTTGTGTTGATTGTTTGACATTCGAACCTATGAATCTTAAGCTGATTAATCCAATAAGAATATAATGATACAAAATCTCTCACTCTCAAGTGCATAAGCATAAAATTACTTGAAAATAATGACTATCAACATACTATGGGAGAGGtacattgtaaaaaaaacaaatcccaTGAGTTGttcatattaattttagcagttactttaaaaaaattacaatgtgagtttgtgatgttttattttgataggaatctcatttcattttattaggCTCTTAGTTTCCTAcaattatgtaaaatattttagcagAATAGTACATATTAGAATTTgattacaatttttattttattttttatttagacaCAAATATCCTTTcaagtttttagttttatatttttttatttcttattgaataaaggttagttatatttttgttaaaaataagaaCTCTAATGgtatgtttgattgagttgaaagaaaattaaaaaaaagcaaataagTATAATGAAGTTCCTTcaaactttttcttctttattgattttttttattcaagcaaacataaaacaaatgatAATTTCTTTGTCTTAAAACCATTTGTACTCCACTTTGAATACAAACTAACAAAGTTGTAAGAGAAAGGTTAGTAATATACTTATTCATACACACTCTTACCGGTTAACATATATTGAAGCTATAAAATTAGGAGAGAAAGTAATTAAATAAGATTTGAATTTTGtgattacaaattaatttcaattaacgAAAAAAATGCATATTTAAAAGAATGTGTTAGAGACGGTGACCAGCTTGTAATAGATTGGTCcacatttttagatattttctaatattttatctttattttaaattaattaccaatatttttaaagaaaactattaatagttaaaataacattcattattaaatttaaaatacaatttatgtattaaaaataCT is a window encoding:
- the LOC100810420 gene encoding uncharacterized protein isoform X3 produces the protein MAAPTRDQVLSLLAAANNHGDLAVKTSSLKQAKDLLLSIDPSLAADLFPYLLELQSSPESLVRKLLIQIIEEIGFKAAEQSPTLISVLLTFLRDNDEIVVKQSIVSGTNIFCSIFEELIVQFQQYGKVERWLEDIWVWMLKFKDAVFGIALEPGSVGIKLLALKFLEMFVLLFSSDFNDAEKLAAKGIRQAVNVSWLVGHPHPVLDPVVLMSDANRTIGILLNLLQSVGSLPGCLTIAVVNW